Proteins found in one Panicum hallii strain FIL2 chromosome 4, PHallii_v3.1, whole genome shotgun sequence genomic segment:
- the LOC112890262 gene encoding delta-aminolevulinic acid dehydratase, chloroplastic — MASTVSFSPTNVQMLQGRSGHGHSAFGSCFAVPRAGPRLRSTAVRVSSEQEAAAAVRAPSGRSIEECEADAVAGKFPAPPPLVRPKAPEGTPEIRPLDMTKRPRRNRKSPALRAAFQETSISPANFVLPLFIHEGEDDAPIGAMPGCYRLGWRHGLLDEVYKARDVGVNSFVLFPKVPDALKTPTGDEAYNDNGLVPRTIRLLKDKFPDIVIYTDVALDPYSSDGHDGIVREDGVIMNDETVYQLCKQAVSQARAGADVVSPSDMMDGRVGALRAALDAEGFHDVSIMSYTAKYASSFYGPFREALDSNPRFGDKKTYQMNPANYREALIETAADEAEGADILLVKPGLPYLDVIRLLRDNSALPIAAYQVSGEYSMIKAGGALGMIDEQKVMMESLMCLRRAGADIILTYFARQAAGVLCGMGSK, encoded by the exons ATGGCGTCCACCGTCTCCTTCTCCCCTACCAACGTGCAGATGCTCCAGGGTAGGAGCGGCCACGGTCACTCAGCCTTCGGGAGCTGCTTCGCTGTTCCAAGAGCCGGGCCAAGGTTGCGTTCCACGGCTGTCAGGGTCAGCagcgagcaggaggcggcggcggccgtcagGGCACCGTCAGGGAGGTCCATCGAGGAGTGCGAGGCCGACGCCGTCGCTGGGAAATTCCCTGCTCCCCCGCCCTTGGTTAGACCAAAGGCTCCTGAAGGAACACCGGAGATCAGGCCCCTT GACATGACAAAGCGTCCTCGTCGCAACAGGAAGTCGCCTGCTCTTAGGGCTGCATTCCAGGAGACGAGCATCTCACCTGCCAATTTTGTGCTCCCATTGTTTATCCATGAAG GAGAAGATGATGCTCCTATTGGAGCTATGCCAGGGTGCTATAGGCTTGGGTGGAGACATGGACTTCTTGATGAG GTTTACAAGGCACGCGATGTTGGTGTTAACAGTTTCGTTCTATTTCCAAAAGTTCCCGATGCATTGAAG ACTCCAACAGGAGATGAAGCATATAATGATAATGGTCTGGTTCCACGTACAATCCGCTTGCTTAAAGACAAATTCCCTGATATT GTTATCTACACGGATGTTGCATTAGATCCTTATTCGTCTGATGGCCATGATGGTATTGTGAGAGAAGATG GAGTAATTATGAATGATGAAACAGTTTATCAGTTGTGCAAGCAAGCTGTTTCACAG GCCCGTGCTGGTGCTGATGTTGTCAGCCCTAGTGACATGATGGATGGCCGTGTTGGAGCACTTCGTGCTGCTCTTGATGCTGAGGGTTTCCATGATGTTTCCATTATGTCCTACACGGCGAA GTATGCCAGTTCATTTTATGGCCCATTCAGAGAAGCTTTAGATTCAAatccaagatttggagacaAGAAGAC TTATCAGATGAACCCAGCCAACTACAGAGAAGCCCTCATAGAAACTGCAGCAGATGAGGCAGAAGGAGCTGACATTCTTCTA GTCAAACCAGGATTACCATACTTGGATGTCATCCGACTTCTTCGGGATAATTCAGCGCTGCCGATTGCTGCTTACCAG GTTTCGGGCGAGTACTCGATGATCAAAGCCGGCGGGGCGCTGGGCATGATCGACGAGCAGAAGGTGATGATGGAGTCGCTCATGTGCCTGCGGCGTGCCGGCGCTGACATCATCCTGACCTACTTCGCCCGTCAGGCCGCGGGCGTCCTGTGCGGCATGGGATCCAAGTAG
- the LOC112890735 gene encoding uncharacterized protein LOC112890735, with product MAAIVAARASAPGGAAVSTIAAFHSHASPSRALPRAVAAASSSSIGATRRFHHGPACCFAAKPTTPVAAELVDEDGSEPATASAASTQEAAKPRKKRRSRKAKKSATAELEEKDEGTDKPAAPAAPAEGEAKKRKKEAGAEENARALVAGLDDVIVNPVGLGRRSRQVFDEVWRKFSRLGQISSASSTALAEEEQAVLIRGGPMCEFTVPGAQDTTVLVVGATSRIGRIVVRKLMLRGYNVKALVRRNDPEVIDMLPRSVNIVVGDVGDPATVKAAVSGCSKIIYCATARSTITGDLNRVDNQGVRNASKAFQDYYNELAQLRAGKSSKSKLRIAKFKSGKSLNGWEVRQGSYFPNTFASSFDEGIDAAFEFSEDRKAIFSGFVFMRGGYVEISKRLSLPLGSTLDRYDGLLFSVGGNGRSYVVILETGPLADTSQSKKYFARMTTKIGFCRVRVPFSSFRPVNPQDPPLDPFLVHTLTIRFEPKRQRPGDGSQNASDPRNFELILEYIKALPTGQETDFILVSCAGSGIEPNRREQVLKAKKAGEDALRRSGLGYTIVRPGPLQEEPGGQRALIFDQGNRISQGISCADVADICVKALHDSTARNKSFDVCYEYVADQGNELYELVAHLPDKANNYLTPALSVLEKNT from the exons ATGGCGGCCATCGTGGCGGCGCGGGCGTCCGCGCCCGGCGGGGCGGCCGTGAGCACCATCGCGGCGTTCCACAGCCACGCGTCCCCGTCCCGCGCGCTCCCGCGcgccgtggccgccgcctcctcctcctccatcgGCGCCACCAGGCGGTTCCACCACGGCCCTGCGTGCTGCTTCGCCGCCAAGCCCACCACGCCCGTGGCGGCCGAGCTCGTGGACGAGGATGGATCCGAGCCGGCGACGGCCAGCGCCGCCTCCACGCAGGAGGCCGCGAAGCCGCGCAAGAAACGCCGGTCCCGGAAGGCTAAGAAGTCCGCCACCGCCGAGCTCGAAGAGAAGGACGAGGGGACGGACAAGCCTGCGGCGCCGGCAGCGCCGGCAGAAGGCGAGgctaagaagaggaagaaggaggcCGGCGCCGAGGAGAATGCCCGGGCGTTGGTGGCTGGCCTCGACGACGTGATCGTCAACCCGGTGGGGCTGGGGCGGCGGTCGCGGCAGGTGTTCGACGAGGTGTGGCGCAAATTCTCGCGGCTCGGGCAGATTTCCAGCGCCTCGTCCACGGCGctggcggaggaggagcaggccgTGCTCATCCGCGGCGGGCCCATGTGCGAGTTCACCGTGCCGGGGGCGCAGGATACCACCGTCCTCGTCGTCGGCGCCACCAGCCGCATCGGGCGCATCGTCGTGCGCAAGCTCATGCTCCGAGGATACAATGTCAAG GCTTTAGTAAGAAGAAATGATCCCGAAGTGATAGATATGCTCCCAAGGTCCGTGAACATTGTTGTTGGTGATGTTGGTGATCCTGCAACTGTCAAAGCAGCTGTATCAGGCTGCAGCAAGATAATCTATTGTGCAACTGCACGCTCAACTATTACAGGAGACCTAAATAGGGTTGATAACCAAGGAGTAAGGAATGCTAGCAAGGCTTTCCAG GACTACTACAACGAATTGGCCCAGCTCAGGGCTGGTAAAAGCAGCAAGAGCAAACTACGTATAGCAAAATTCAAGTCAGGAAAGTCCTTGAATGGTTGGGAGGTGCGCCAGGGATCTTACTTCCCTAATACCTTCGCTTCTAGTTTTGATGAAGGTATCGATGCAGCATTTGAATTTTCAGAAGACCGGAAGGCCATTTTCTCAG GATTTGTTTTCATGAGAGGTGGATACGTTGAGATATCAAAAAGGCTCTCTCTTCCTCTAGGTTCCACCCTAGACAG GTACGATGGTTTACTTTTTTCTGTGGGAGGAAATGGAAGATCATATGTTGTTATTCTTGAGACTGGTCCACTGGCAGACACGTCCCAGAGCAAGAAATATTTTGCTCGGATGACTACAAAAATAGGCTTTTGCAGG GTAAGAGTGCCATTTTCATCTTTTCGGCCCGTAAACCCACAAGATCCTCCCCTGGACCCTTTTCTTGTGCATACACTGACCATTAGGTTTGAACCAAAAAGGCAG AGACCTGGTGATGGATCTCAAAATGCAAGTGACCCCCGAAACTTTGAGCTAATATTGGAATACATCAAAGCCTTACCT ACCGGACAAGAAACAGACTTCATATTGGTGTCATGTGCAGGTTCAGGAATTGAACCTAACAGAAGAGAACAAGTTCTGAAAGCCAAGAAG GCTGGAGAAGATGCACTGAGGAGGTCAGGCCTTGGATATACAATTGTGCGCCCGGGCCCGCTGCAG GAAGAACCTGGTGGTCAGCGTGCATTGATCTTTGATCAAGGGAATAGAATCTCTCAG GGTATTAGCTGTGCTGATGTAGCAGATATTTGTGTCAAAGCATTGCATGATTCCACTGCAAGAAACAAAAGTTTTGAT GTATGTTATGAGTACGTTGCTGACCAAGGGAACGAGCTATATGAACTT gtggCTCATCTGCCAGACAAGGCTAACAACTATCTTACACCTGCATTATCTGTTCTAGAGAAGAACACCTGA